Proteins from a single region of Oncorhynchus nerka isolate Pitt River linkage group LG18, Oner_Uvic_2.0, whole genome shotgun sequence:
- the lg18h4orf33 gene encoding UPF0462 protein C4orf33 homolog isoform X1, whose amino-acid sequence MMHRSWTSVSLKAVIFLYVLTCAELKMTEMEFVISTTWDSLPVDHDPVKVTFSPGDGGMKMQVSAPFFNNPPGPSGPPGQPFPGLWNYEVVEAFFLDSTTVNYLEVEVCPHGQHLVLLLSGRGHAFMQQLPLSFTATITGNRWEGEALLPWCYFPPNVNKMNSYAIHGSGAGRTYESLYPVPQADLVEGQKPNFHLLEYFQDFRLQSIMGGDWVQPESDLWKGK is encoded by the exons ATGATGCACCGATCGTGGACATCGGTGTCGCTAAAAGCGGTTATCTTCCTCTATGTACTTACATGCGCAGAACTTAAAATG ACTGAGATGGAGTTTGTGATCAGCACCACATGGGACAGCCTTCCTGTGGATCATGACCCTGTGAAGGTGACGTTTTCTCccggggatggagggatgaagatgCAGGTGTCTGCTCCCTTCTTCAACAACCCTCCTGGTCCATCCGGCCCTCCAGGACAGCCCTTCCCTGGCCTCTGGAACTATGAAG TGGTTGAGGCGTTCTTTCTGGACAGTACTACTGTGAACTATCTAGAGGTGGAAGTGTGTCC ACATGGACAACACTTGGTGTTACTGCTCTCTGGAAGAGGTCACGCATTCATG CAACAACTGCCTCTGTCGTTCACGGCAACCATCACAGGAAACAGGTGGGAGGGTGAGGCTCTTCTCCCCTGGTGCTACTTTCCCCCTAACGTGAACAAGATGAACTCGTACGCCATCCACGGGTCCGGGGCGGGGCGTACCTACGAGTCCCTCTACCCCGTCCCCCAGGCTGACCTAGTGGAGGGACAGAAGCCCAACTT CCACCTCTTGGAATATTTCCAAGACTTTCGCCTGCAAAGCATCATGGGAGGGGACTGGGTCCAGCCCGAGTCGGATCTCTGGAAGGGAAAGTGA
- the lg18h4orf33 gene encoding UPF0462 protein C4orf33 homolog isoform X2: MEFVISTTWDSLPVDHDPVKVTFSPGDGGMKMQVSAPFFNNPPGPSGPPGQPFPGLWNYEVVEAFFLDSTTVNYLEVEVCPHGQHLVLLLSGRGHAFMQQLPLSFTATITGNRWEGEALLPWCYFPPNVNKMNSYAIHGSGAGRTYESLYPVPQADLVEGQKPNFHLLEYFQDFRLQSIMGGDWVQPESDLWKGK, encoded by the exons ATGGAGTTTGTGATCAGCACCACATGGGACAGCCTTCCTGTGGATCATGACCCTGTGAAGGTGACGTTTTCTCccggggatggagggatgaagatgCAGGTGTCTGCTCCCTTCTTCAACAACCCTCCTGGTCCATCCGGCCCTCCAGGACAGCCCTTCCCTGGCCTCTGGAACTATGAAG TGGTTGAGGCGTTCTTTCTGGACAGTACTACTGTGAACTATCTAGAGGTGGAAGTGTGTCC ACATGGACAACACTTGGTGTTACTGCTCTCTGGAAGAGGTCACGCATTCATG CAACAACTGCCTCTGTCGTTCACGGCAACCATCACAGGAAACAGGTGGGAGGGTGAGGCTCTTCTCCCCTGGTGCTACTTTCCCCCTAACGTGAACAAGATGAACTCGTACGCCATCCACGGGTCCGGGGCGGGGCGTACCTACGAGTCCCTCTACCCCGTCCCCCAGGCTGACCTAGTGGAGGGACAGAAGCCCAACTT CCACCTCTTGGAATATTTCCAAGACTTTCGCCTGCAAAGCATCATGGGAGGGGACTGGGTCCAGCCCGAGTCGGATCTCTGGAAGGGAAAGTGA
- the sclt1 gene encoding sodium channel and clathrin linker 1 isoform X1, with protein sequence MSTEVEFLRDQVQRLNSALSIYQDRHRSEATSAPQGEEETHTETPAPWLSDQSIMAPLLSEYDRHMDDMTEQLQSYQMQMAAIRLKLDTVVKENERLHAELRESVERQLQTLPVSTGPGVEGDTLGDEGLISNLHQQIQLSVQERDQAMELWQASAQELDRLQQLYQITTSDGQLHVAEQQRLKVDPSPSLAPPEGSVVMDFIPLPLRSDQLIQFQQHIQKLQVTNQKLESTNQQFLKTLTEQSTEMEELRNQLRSAKADLRMATAKVEEMTKLMQNVQDQIQRREDDAAEAHGREEASDRRLHHLQSALSQLEARLKAASQEAEGVRREQVVWERQVGELQVRCASLEEERYEAFSKVRDSIQLAEEASLQKDQALLREKQKSEELDRMNEAVRQLIQDAAIRTRKEVENVRKQCNSQIHRMAEELSALQLECADKESQMERSMREMRAVEEELEKVYKEGRGEPEYRKMEVLHQRSLNAERLKDDMNITLQSTHNKMKKLEMDYSEELSRCQEEVRRLQGSLSAAREDCSGVSEERLQLQQENMQLRREMEELRKASMMTQRRAKQQVSQMEQEYSLKEQGLEARVRELEESSRSSSADLTRLLSAQQKTSQRWKEEAKTLTLTFQTKLTSLKGDLSRHRQRCQELEIQLVTDHETIVEYERQMAEYQEKNSRLQRRLTQAEQKATTASQQLSIMTSQRRKTSSMADLESL encoded by the exons ATGTCCACTGAAGTCGAGTTTTTGCGTGATCAAG TCCAAAGGCTGAACTCTGCCTTGAGTATCTATCAGGATAGGCACCGCTCTGAAGccacatcagcaccacag GGTGaagaggagacacacacagagaccccaGCCCCCTGGCTGTCTGACCAGAG TATAATGGCTCCCCTCCTATCAGAGTATGACCGTCACATGGATGACATGACTGAACAACTGCAGAGCTACCAG ATGCAGATGGCTGCCATCAGACTGAAGCTGGACACGGTGGTCAAGGAGAATGAACG GCTGCATGCCGAGCTGAGAGAGTCCGTAGAGAGGCAGCTGCAGACCCTCCCAGTCAGTACAGGAccaggggtggagggggacacaCTGGGGGACGAGGGGCTCATCAGCAACCTTCACCAACAGATACAGCTCTCTGTACAG gagcgaGACCAGGCCATGGAGCTGTGGCAGGCCTCAGCCCAGGAGCTGGACCGTTTACAGCAGCTCTACCAGATAACCACCTCTGACGGACAGCTCCATGTTGCCGAGCAACAGCGCCTCAAGGTAGATCCTTCTCCCAGTTTGGCCCCCCCAGAGGGCAGCGTTGTTATGGATTTCATCCCTCTCCCATTGAGATCA GATCAACTGATACAATTCCAGCAGCACATCCAGAAACTACAAGTCACCAATCAGAAACTGGAATCT ACCAACCAGCAGTTCCTGAAGACGCTGACAGAACAGAGCACGGAGATGGAGGAGCTACGCAACCAGCTCAG ATCGGCCAAAGCAGATCTGAGGATGGCCACAGCCAAGGTGGAGGAGATGACCAAGCTGATGCAGAACGTCCAGGACCAGATACAGAGACGG GAGGACGATGCAGCAGAGGCTCATGGTAGAGAGGAGGCCTCAGATCGAAGACTCCACCATCTCCAGTCAGCCCTCAGTCAGCTAGAGGCCAG GTTGAAGGCAGCCAGTCAGGAGGCAGAGGGTGTACGCAGGGAGCAGGTGGTGTGGGAGAGGCAG GTGGGGGAGCTGCAGGTCCGCTGTGCCTCTCTGGAGGAGGAGCGCTACGAGGCCTTCTCCAAGGTCAGAGACTCCATCCAGCTGGCTGAGGAGGCCTCTCTACAGAAGGACCAG GCCCtgttgagagagaaacagaaatctGAGGAGCTGGACAGGATGAATGAAGCCGTCAGACAACTGATCCAGGATGCTGCCATACGCACCAGGAAAGAG GTAGAGAACGTACGTAAACAGTGCAACTCACAGATCCATCGGATGGCTGAGGAGTTGTCGGCTCTACAACTGGAGTGTGCAGATAAAGAGTCTCAGATGGAGAGGTCCATGAGAGAGATGAGGGCAGTGGAGGAGGAACTGGAGAAG GTGTataaggagggtagaggagagccaGAGTACAGGAAGATGGAGGTCCTCCACCAGAGGTCTCTGAATGCTGAGAGACTGAAGGACGACATGAACATCACCCTGCAGAGCACACACAACAAGATGAAGAAACTGGAGATGGA CTACAGTGAGGAGTTGTCCCGGTGCCAGGAGGAGGTGCGGCGGCTGCAGGGGTCCCTGTCTGCAGCCAGGGAGGACTGCAGCGGGGTCAGCGAGGAGCGGCTCCAGCTGCAGCAGGAGAACATGCAGCTCCGCAGGGAGATGGAGGAGCTACGCAAGGCTAGCATGATGACCCAGAGGAGAGCTAAGCAGCAG gTTTCCCAGATGGAGCAGGAGTATTCCCTAAAGGAGCAGGGTCTGGAAGCCCGGGTCAGGGAGCTGGAGGAAAGCAGTAGGAGCTCCAGTGCTGACCTGACCCGCCTCCTCTCTGCCCAGCAGAAGACCAGCCAGCGCTGGAAGGAGGAGGCCAAGACCCTCACCCTGACCTTCCAGACCAAACTCACCAGCCTCAA GGGTGATCTGAGTCGACACAGGCAACGTTGTCAGGAACTGGAGATCCAGCTGGTGACTGACCACGAGACCATAGTAGAG TACGAGAGGCAGATGGCAGAGTATCAGGAGAAGAACAGTCGTCTCCAGAGGCGTTTGACTCAGGCAGAACAGAAGGCAACTACAGCATCACAACAG CTGAGTATAATGACGTCACAGAGGAGGAAAACATCGTCCATGGCAGACCTTGAGTCTCTATAG
- the sclt1 gene encoding sodium channel and clathrin linker 1 isoform X4, protein MSTEVEFLRDQVQRLNSALSIYQDRHRSEATSAPQGEEETHTETPAPWLSDQSIMAPLLSEYDRHMDDMTEQLQSYQMQMAAIRLKLDTVVKENERLHAELRESVERQLQTLPVSTGPGVEGDTLGDEGLISNLHQQIQLSVQERDQAMELWQASAQELDRLQQLYQITTSDGQLHVAEQQRLKVDPSPSLAPPEGSVVMDFIPLPLRSDQLIQFQQHIQKLQVTNQKLESTNQQFLKTLTEQSTEMEELRNQLRSAKADLRMATAKVEEMTKLMQNVQDQIQRREDDAAEAHGREEASDRRLHHLQSALSQLEARLKAASQEAEGVRREQVVWERQVGELQVRCASLEEERYEAFSKVRDSIQLAEEASLQKDQALLREKQKSEELDRMNEAVRQLIQDAAIRTRKEVENVRKQCNSQIHRMAEELSALQLECADKESQMERSMREMRAVEEELEKVYKEGRGEPEYRKMEVLHQRSLNAERLKDDMNITLQSTHNKMKKLEMDYSEELSRCQEEVRRLQGSLSAAREDCSGVSEERLQLQQENMQLRREMEELRKASMMTQRRAKQQVSQMEQEYSLKEQGLEARVRELEESSRSSSADLTRLLSAQQKTSQRWKEEAKTLTLTFQTKLTSLNTRGRWQSIRRRTVVSRGV, encoded by the exons ATGTCCACTGAAGTCGAGTTTTTGCGTGATCAAG TCCAAAGGCTGAACTCTGCCTTGAGTATCTATCAGGATAGGCACCGCTCTGAAGccacatcagcaccacag GGTGaagaggagacacacacagagaccccaGCCCCCTGGCTGTCTGACCAGAG TATAATGGCTCCCCTCCTATCAGAGTATGACCGTCACATGGATGACATGACTGAACAACTGCAGAGCTACCAG ATGCAGATGGCTGCCATCAGACTGAAGCTGGACACGGTGGTCAAGGAGAATGAACG GCTGCATGCCGAGCTGAGAGAGTCCGTAGAGAGGCAGCTGCAGACCCTCCCAGTCAGTACAGGAccaggggtggagggggacacaCTGGGGGACGAGGGGCTCATCAGCAACCTTCACCAACAGATACAGCTCTCTGTACAG gagcgaGACCAGGCCATGGAGCTGTGGCAGGCCTCAGCCCAGGAGCTGGACCGTTTACAGCAGCTCTACCAGATAACCACCTCTGACGGACAGCTCCATGTTGCCGAGCAACAGCGCCTCAAGGTAGATCCTTCTCCCAGTTTGGCCCCCCCAGAGGGCAGCGTTGTTATGGATTTCATCCCTCTCCCATTGAGATCA GATCAACTGATACAATTCCAGCAGCACATCCAGAAACTACAAGTCACCAATCAGAAACTGGAATCT ACCAACCAGCAGTTCCTGAAGACGCTGACAGAACAGAGCACGGAGATGGAGGAGCTACGCAACCAGCTCAG ATCGGCCAAAGCAGATCTGAGGATGGCCACAGCCAAGGTGGAGGAGATGACCAAGCTGATGCAGAACGTCCAGGACCAGATACAGAGACGG GAGGACGATGCAGCAGAGGCTCATGGTAGAGAGGAGGCCTCAGATCGAAGACTCCACCATCTCCAGTCAGCCCTCAGTCAGCTAGAGGCCAG GTTGAAGGCAGCCAGTCAGGAGGCAGAGGGTGTACGCAGGGAGCAGGTGGTGTGGGAGAGGCAG GTGGGGGAGCTGCAGGTCCGCTGTGCCTCTCTGGAGGAGGAGCGCTACGAGGCCTTCTCCAAGGTCAGAGACTCCATCCAGCTGGCTGAGGAGGCCTCTCTACAGAAGGACCAG GCCCtgttgagagagaaacagaaatctGAGGAGCTGGACAGGATGAATGAAGCCGTCAGACAACTGATCCAGGATGCTGCCATACGCACCAGGAAAGAG GTAGAGAACGTACGTAAACAGTGCAACTCACAGATCCATCGGATGGCTGAGGAGTTGTCGGCTCTACAACTGGAGTGTGCAGATAAAGAGTCTCAGATGGAGAGGTCCATGAGAGAGATGAGGGCAGTGGAGGAGGAACTGGAGAAG GTGTataaggagggtagaggagagccaGAGTACAGGAAGATGGAGGTCCTCCACCAGAGGTCTCTGAATGCTGAGAGACTGAAGGACGACATGAACATCACCCTGCAGAGCACACACAACAAGATGAAGAAACTGGAGATGGA CTACAGTGAGGAGTTGTCCCGGTGCCAGGAGGAGGTGCGGCGGCTGCAGGGGTCCCTGTCTGCAGCCAGGGAGGACTGCAGCGGGGTCAGCGAGGAGCGGCTCCAGCTGCAGCAGGAGAACATGCAGCTCCGCAGGGAGATGGAGGAGCTACGCAAGGCTAGCATGATGACCCAGAGGAGAGCTAAGCAGCAG gTTTCCCAGATGGAGCAGGAGTATTCCCTAAAGGAGCAGGGTCTGGAAGCCCGGGTCAGGGAGCTGGAGGAAAGCAGTAGGAGCTCCAGTGCTGACCTGACCCGCCTCCTCTCTGCCCAGCAGAAGACCAGCCAGCGCTGGAAGGAGGAGGCCAAGACCCTCACCCTGACCTTCCAGACCAAACTCACCAGCCTCAA TACGAGAGGCAGATGGCAGAGTATCAGGAGAAGAACAGTCGTCTCCAGAGGCGTTTGA
- the sclt1 gene encoding sodium channel and clathrin linker 1 isoform X2: MSTEVEFLRDQVQRLNSALSIYQDRHRSEATSAPQGEEETHTETPAPWLSDQSIMAPLLSEYDRHMDDMTEQLQSYQMQMAAIRLKLDTVVKENERLHAELRESVERQLQTLPVSTGPGVEGDTLGDEGLISNLHQQIQLSVQERDQAMELWQASAQELDRLQQLYQITTSDGQLHVAEQQRLKDQLIQFQQHIQKLQVTNQKLESTNQQFLKTLTEQSTEMEELRNQLRSAKADLRMATAKVEEMTKLMQNVQDQIQRREDDAAEAHGREEASDRRLHHLQSALSQLEARLKAASQEAEGVRREQVVWERQVGELQVRCASLEEERYEAFSKVRDSIQLAEEASLQKDQALLREKQKSEELDRMNEAVRQLIQDAAIRTRKEVENVRKQCNSQIHRMAEELSALQLECADKESQMERSMREMRAVEEELEKVYKEGRGEPEYRKMEVLHQRSLNAERLKDDMNITLQSTHNKMKKLEMDYSEELSRCQEEVRRLQGSLSAAREDCSGVSEERLQLQQENMQLRREMEELRKASMMTQRRAKQQVSQMEQEYSLKEQGLEARVRELEESSRSSSADLTRLLSAQQKTSQRWKEEAKTLTLTFQTKLTSLKGDLSRHRQRCQELEIQLVTDHETIVEYERQMAEYQEKNSRLQRRLTQAEQKATTASQQLSIMTSQRRKTSSMADLESL, translated from the exons ATGTCCACTGAAGTCGAGTTTTTGCGTGATCAAG TCCAAAGGCTGAACTCTGCCTTGAGTATCTATCAGGATAGGCACCGCTCTGAAGccacatcagcaccacag GGTGaagaggagacacacacagagaccccaGCCCCCTGGCTGTCTGACCAGAG TATAATGGCTCCCCTCCTATCAGAGTATGACCGTCACATGGATGACATGACTGAACAACTGCAGAGCTACCAG ATGCAGATGGCTGCCATCAGACTGAAGCTGGACACGGTGGTCAAGGAGAATGAACG GCTGCATGCCGAGCTGAGAGAGTCCGTAGAGAGGCAGCTGCAGACCCTCCCAGTCAGTACAGGAccaggggtggagggggacacaCTGGGGGACGAGGGGCTCATCAGCAACCTTCACCAACAGATACAGCTCTCTGTACAG gagcgaGACCAGGCCATGGAGCTGTGGCAGGCCTCAGCCCAGGAGCTGGACCGTTTACAGCAGCTCTACCAGATAACCACCTCTGACGGACAGCTCCATGTTGCCGAGCAACAGCGCCTCAAG GATCAACTGATACAATTCCAGCAGCACATCCAGAAACTACAAGTCACCAATCAGAAACTGGAATCT ACCAACCAGCAGTTCCTGAAGACGCTGACAGAACAGAGCACGGAGATGGAGGAGCTACGCAACCAGCTCAG ATCGGCCAAAGCAGATCTGAGGATGGCCACAGCCAAGGTGGAGGAGATGACCAAGCTGATGCAGAACGTCCAGGACCAGATACAGAGACGG GAGGACGATGCAGCAGAGGCTCATGGTAGAGAGGAGGCCTCAGATCGAAGACTCCACCATCTCCAGTCAGCCCTCAGTCAGCTAGAGGCCAG GTTGAAGGCAGCCAGTCAGGAGGCAGAGGGTGTACGCAGGGAGCAGGTGGTGTGGGAGAGGCAG GTGGGGGAGCTGCAGGTCCGCTGTGCCTCTCTGGAGGAGGAGCGCTACGAGGCCTTCTCCAAGGTCAGAGACTCCATCCAGCTGGCTGAGGAGGCCTCTCTACAGAAGGACCAG GCCCtgttgagagagaaacagaaatctGAGGAGCTGGACAGGATGAATGAAGCCGTCAGACAACTGATCCAGGATGCTGCCATACGCACCAGGAAAGAG GTAGAGAACGTACGTAAACAGTGCAACTCACAGATCCATCGGATGGCTGAGGAGTTGTCGGCTCTACAACTGGAGTGTGCAGATAAAGAGTCTCAGATGGAGAGGTCCATGAGAGAGATGAGGGCAGTGGAGGAGGAACTGGAGAAG GTGTataaggagggtagaggagagccaGAGTACAGGAAGATGGAGGTCCTCCACCAGAGGTCTCTGAATGCTGAGAGACTGAAGGACGACATGAACATCACCCTGCAGAGCACACACAACAAGATGAAGAAACTGGAGATGGA CTACAGTGAGGAGTTGTCCCGGTGCCAGGAGGAGGTGCGGCGGCTGCAGGGGTCCCTGTCTGCAGCCAGGGAGGACTGCAGCGGGGTCAGCGAGGAGCGGCTCCAGCTGCAGCAGGAGAACATGCAGCTCCGCAGGGAGATGGAGGAGCTACGCAAGGCTAGCATGATGACCCAGAGGAGAGCTAAGCAGCAG gTTTCCCAGATGGAGCAGGAGTATTCCCTAAAGGAGCAGGGTCTGGAAGCCCGGGTCAGGGAGCTGGAGGAAAGCAGTAGGAGCTCCAGTGCTGACCTGACCCGCCTCCTCTCTGCCCAGCAGAAGACCAGCCAGCGCTGGAAGGAGGAGGCCAAGACCCTCACCCTGACCTTCCAGACCAAACTCACCAGCCTCAA GGGTGATCTGAGTCGACACAGGCAACGTTGTCAGGAACTGGAGATCCAGCTGGTGACTGACCACGAGACCATAGTAGAG TACGAGAGGCAGATGGCAGAGTATCAGGAGAAGAACAGTCGTCTCCAGAGGCGTTTGACTCAGGCAGAACAGAAGGCAACTACAGCATCACAACAG CTGAGTATAATGACGTCACAGAGGAGGAAAACATCGTCCATGGCAGACCTTGAGTCTCTATAG
- the sclt1 gene encoding sodium channel and clathrin linker 1 isoform X3, translated as MAPLLSEYDRHMDDMTEQLQSYQMQMAAIRLKLDTVVKENERLHAELRESVERQLQTLPVSTGPGVEGDTLGDEGLISNLHQQIQLSVQERDQAMELWQASAQELDRLQQLYQITTSDGQLHVAEQQRLKVDPSPSLAPPEGSVVMDFIPLPLRSDQLIQFQQHIQKLQVTNQKLESTNQQFLKTLTEQSTEMEELRNQLRSAKADLRMATAKVEEMTKLMQNVQDQIQRREDDAAEAHGREEASDRRLHHLQSALSQLEARLKAASQEAEGVRREQVVWERQVGELQVRCASLEEERYEAFSKVRDSIQLAEEASLQKDQALLREKQKSEELDRMNEAVRQLIQDAAIRTRKEVENVRKQCNSQIHRMAEELSALQLECADKESQMERSMREMRAVEEELEKVYKEGRGEPEYRKMEVLHQRSLNAERLKDDMNITLQSTHNKMKKLEMDYSEELSRCQEEVRRLQGSLSAAREDCSGVSEERLQLQQENMQLRREMEELRKASMMTQRRAKQQVSQMEQEYSLKEQGLEARVRELEESSRSSSADLTRLLSAQQKTSQRWKEEAKTLTLTFQTKLTSLKGDLSRHRQRCQELEIQLVTDHETIVEYERQMAEYQEKNSRLQRRLTQAEQKATTASQQLSIMTSQRRKTSSMADLESL; from the exons ATGGCTCCCCTCCTATCAGAGTATGACCGTCACATGGATGACATGACTGAACAACTGCAGAGCTACCAG ATGCAGATGGCTGCCATCAGACTGAAGCTGGACACGGTGGTCAAGGAGAATGAACG GCTGCATGCCGAGCTGAGAGAGTCCGTAGAGAGGCAGCTGCAGACCCTCCCAGTCAGTACAGGAccaggggtggagggggacacaCTGGGGGACGAGGGGCTCATCAGCAACCTTCACCAACAGATACAGCTCTCTGTACAG gagcgaGACCAGGCCATGGAGCTGTGGCAGGCCTCAGCCCAGGAGCTGGACCGTTTACAGCAGCTCTACCAGATAACCACCTCTGACGGACAGCTCCATGTTGCCGAGCAACAGCGCCTCAAGGTAGATCCTTCTCCCAGTTTGGCCCCCCCAGAGGGCAGCGTTGTTATGGATTTCATCCCTCTCCCATTGAGATCA GATCAACTGATACAATTCCAGCAGCACATCCAGAAACTACAAGTCACCAATCAGAAACTGGAATCT ACCAACCAGCAGTTCCTGAAGACGCTGACAGAACAGAGCACGGAGATGGAGGAGCTACGCAACCAGCTCAG ATCGGCCAAAGCAGATCTGAGGATGGCCACAGCCAAGGTGGAGGAGATGACCAAGCTGATGCAGAACGTCCAGGACCAGATACAGAGACGG GAGGACGATGCAGCAGAGGCTCATGGTAGAGAGGAGGCCTCAGATCGAAGACTCCACCATCTCCAGTCAGCCCTCAGTCAGCTAGAGGCCAG GTTGAAGGCAGCCAGTCAGGAGGCAGAGGGTGTACGCAGGGAGCAGGTGGTGTGGGAGAGGCAG GTGGGGGAGCTGCAGGTCCGCTGTGCCTCTCTGGAGGAGGAGCGCTACGAGGCCTTCTCCAAGGTCAGAGACTCCATCCAGCTGGCTGAGGAGGCCTCTCTACAGAAGGACCAG GCCCtgttgagagagaaacagaaatctGAGGAGCTGGACAGGATGAATGAAGCCGTCAGACAACTGATCCAGGATGCTGCCATACGCACCAGGAAAGAG GTAGAGAACGTACGTAAACAGTGCAACTCACAGATCCATCGGATGGCTGAGGAGTTGTCGGCTCTACAACTGGAGTGTGCAGATAAAGAGTCTCAGATGGAGAGGTCCATGAGAGAGATGAGGGCAGTGGAGGAGGAACTGGAGAAG GTGTataaggagggtagaggagagccaGAGTACAGGAAGATGGAGGTCCTCCACCAGAGGTCTCTGAATGCTGAGAGACTGAAGGACGACATGAACATCACCCTGCAGAGCACACACAACAAGATGAAGAAACTGGAGATGGA CTACAGTGAGGAGTTGTCCCGGTGCCAGGAGGAGGTGCGGCGGCTGCAGGGGTCCCTGTCTGCAGCCAGGGAGGACTGCAGCGGGGTCAGCGAGGAGCGGCTCCAGCTGCAGCAGGAGAACATGCAGCTCCGCAGGGAGATGGAGGAGCTACGCAAGGCTAGCATGATGACCCAGAGGAGAGCTAAGCAGCAG gTTTCCCAGATGGAGCAGGAGTATTCCCTAAAGGAGCAGGGTCTGGAAGCCCGGGTCAGGGAGCTGGAGGAAAGCAGTAGGAGCTCCAGTGCTGACCTGACCCGCCTCCTCTCTGCCCAGCAGAAGACCAGCCAGCGCTGGAAGGAGGAGGCCAAGACCCTCACCCTGACCTTCCAGACCAAACTCACCAGCCTCAA GGGTGATCTGAGTCGACACAGGCAACGTTGTCAGGAACTGGAGATCCAGCTGGTGACTGACCACGAGACCATAGTAGAG TACGAGAGGCAGATGGCAGAGTATCAGGAGAAGAACAGTCGTCTCCAGAGGCGTTTGACTCAGGCAGAACAGAAGGCAACTACAGCATCACAACAG CTGAGTATAATGACGTCACAGAGGAGGAAAACATCGTCCATGGCAGACCTTGAGTCTCTATAG